The Gemmatimonas sp. genomic sequence CGGTCGCGCTCGGGGAGCGCGCCGGGAAGTCCGAAGTCGGTCGTGGTAGCCACCCGTGTACCCTGACAGGGGGGCCGGTGAGGGTCAAGGGAGCGGGTGCCGCCCCACCGTGATCCCCCGTGCGTCCGGACTCAGTGTGTCGGTCAGGGAATCACGATCAGTCCCGCCTTGCCCCCGAAGTCGTCGTCCACGACGGCCAGGCCGCGCGGGGCGCGCCATGCGCCACCATTCACGCGCACGGCCACGCGGTGCGTGCCGCTGGGCAGCGGGAAGCGGTGCACGAATCGGTCGCCCTCGCGCGGGGCACGCACGGGCTTCCACTCGGTGCTGCTGGACGCGATCTCCACGACGGACCCGATCGCGGCGAGGAGACTGATGCTGACCTCACCCTGGCCCTCGCGCCGCTGCACGAGCACCTCGTCACCGCGCACATCGGGGACGGTGGTGATGCCGACCGTGCCGCCCCGTTCGTCACCCAGCGCGCGCGCGTCACGGCGCACGCTGGGCGGACGGATGGGATTCCAGCGCATCCCGAGGCCGGTGTACCGTGCCTGTGGTACGCCGCGCACGACGTCGGCGAGCTGCTCCCCCACCTGCGCGATGAGCGTGGTGCTGGCGTTGAGGCTCCACGCGGCGGCCAGATGACCGGCCGCTGCCGTGCCCCGTGTGGCGCCGGTGCCAACCCGCCAGGCGCGACTGGCCTGGATCCACAGCGGACCATGCTGCCAGCTGGCGTCGAGCTGGCGGTCGGCGAGGGTGTACGATGGCGCCGGGGCGCGCAGCCCGATCCCCGCCGCTTCCATGAGCCTGAAATCGTCGGTCCATCCGCGCACGTAGTGGCCACCCGCGCGCACGGTGCCCACCGCCGTACTGCGTTGCCAGGCGAGCGCGCCGCCAAGGCGACGTCCCTCACTGGGTCGACCTGCCCGCGTCGTGCGTCCGACCCCCGCGAGCGCGCTCAGCTCCAGAGGACCCACCCGCACGTGCTGCCACAGCGCGAGGGCGCGATTTCCGTGGGACCCCGGGAGGATCCCCCCGTTGGTGGTGGCGCTCAGGTCGATGTCGGTGCGCACGACTGCCCGTGGAAGCACGGTGACCCGCACGACGTACTGTCCGGCCCTGATGCTGTCACTGGCGAGCGTCGTGCTTCCCTCAGCGGCCAACGCGACCCGATCGCGGGCGTGCCACACGCCGCCGCCGATGCTGCCGGCCGAGCGGCGTGCGCTGGTGGGCTGCTGCACACGCGCGCCACCGGCATCGAGCCAGACCATCGTGGCCGACCGCGGGACCGGTGCCTGCGCGCGCAGGGGCGCGGCGGCAACCAGGACGGCTGCCACCGCGCCCCACCGCGCCAGGTGGCCGTCAGTTCTTGCCGGTTGGGCGCAGCGGGGTGCTGGTGGTGCCAATGCCGGTCCGTGATTCGATGAGCGAGAGGACACCCTTGGAGCGTAGCTCCATGGCCGCATCCGGCGCGAGGCCGGCGGCGATGTCGCGGCGGACCGTCGTGCCGAGGGCAGCGAACTGGGTGAGCGTGGCCCCCTTGAGCAGCAGTTCCCGGACCCGCCGGGTTGCGACGGGTCGCGAGACGCCGTTGGCCACCATCTCCGCCAGCACCCCCAGCGGCACCGTGAGGGGCTTGGAGGGCCAGATCCTGCGCATGTCGCGCAGGGTGGCCGCTGGAATGCCGGCCTGGAGGGCATCGGCCGCTGCGGTCAGCTCATCGGCGGCGCGCGACGGGGCCATCGCCTCGGCGGCCGTGGCCAACCGGTCCCTGAGCAGCGCCGTGGCCATGCGGATGCGTTCGGGGGCGGCCTGCTTGGCGAGCCCTTCGCGCACCTTGGTCACGAGCGGTGCGGTGGGAAGCCCCCGGGCGGCGGCGTCAGCGATGATCGTGCGAACGGCGGCGCGGGCCGGCTCGTCGGTGATGGCGTCATAGGGGGTGGCGTCCTGGGCGTCGGCCGCGTGCGTGGTGACGGCAAGGAACAGCGCGACGGCGGACGCCCGGATGGCGCATCGGCGCACAGCCGAAGCGCGATTGGCACCGGCACGACCGGTGCAGGCGCGAACCACAGGGCGGGTGGGGCACGGCGTGATCACGGTGCCTGCACGATGATGACGGAGCCAGGGCGCCCGAAGTCGGTGTCGGCGGCGCGCGGTGCCTGCGGGTCGGCCAGCCAGATGGTGCCGTTCACCACAAACGCGTACACGTGTCGACCGGGGGCGAGCGGGACGCTGATGCTCCAGACGCCGTTGTGGAGGGCCAGCGGTGTGGCGCCTGCATTCCAGTCGTTGAAATCGCCCACGAGACTCACCTGCGTGGCGTCCGGCACGTCGTGCGCGCCGAGCAGGAACTGCACGGGGACCGGGCGGGTGGCGGCATCGGCGGCGGCGTCCACCGGCTGCAGCGGCGCGGCGGTGGGCGCAGCGGCGGTGGGCGCAGCAGCGGTGGGCGCAGCAGCGGTGGGCGCAGTAGCGGTGGACGCAGCAACGGCACGTGGCGGCGCCGTGGTGGTTGGCTGCATGACGAAGCCGCGGCTGACGAAGCCCACGACGAGTGCGGCGGCGGCCAGGGTCGCGCCCCGCACGATGGGCGAGGTGGCCAGATGCCACGGCCCGCGCCGCGTGTCCCACGGCGCTGTGAGACGCTGCCACGGGGTGCGCCGTCGGTTGTGCACGGCCGCGAGCACTTGCGCCACGTGCCGCCGATCGACGGCGGGCATGGGCGACAGCACGGCCCTCACGCGGGACAGGAGGAGCTCGTCGTTGGGCGACACCTCATGCAGCGGGTCACGATGCCGGTCACTCACGGGACACTCCCGCGCTCAGGGTGGGCTGCAGGCTTCGACGGAGCGCATCGACCGCGCGCTTCACGCGCATGCGGAGGGTGGAGCCTCTGGCTCCGGTCACGAGGGTCATCTCTTCGTAGTCCATATCGTTGACATGGCGCAGCAAGAACGCTTCGCGCTGTTCGGGCGGGAGGGTGGCCAGCGCGTGATGCACCGCGCGCGCGAAGTGCTCGTCGGGGACATCGGCCAGTTGGTTGTCCACGGCGTCGCGGGGCAGCTCGCCGTAGGCGATCAGATCGTGGTGACGCTTTCGGCGTGCGAGCATGGTGCGGCACCGGTTGCCCAGGATGCGGAAGAACCAGGGATCGAAGGGTGCCTCCTCACGAAAGCGCGACAGGTTATCGTGCACCCGCAGGAAGGTGTCCTGCACCGCCTCCTCGGCGTCCTCGCGGCGGCGCAGCATCTGCAGCGCGAAGCGCAGCGCCCGTGGATAGTAGTGGTCCACAAGCTGCGCGAAGGCGACCGAGTCGCCGCCGCGCGCCTGACGGAGCACGAGGAGCAGGTGAGCGGCGTCCATGCCCGGGTCAGAGGGTGATGCTGGTGGTTTGCGTGGCACCCTGCGCCGAGCGCGTGCCGTCGGCGTTGCGGCGGTAGCTCCACCAGAGCACGCGCGCCTCGCGCGCTTGCGGTGTATAGCCGGCAATGGCCGTGTAGGGGACGGTAACGGAGGCGCCGGGCGCAAGAATGGGGCACCGCTGGCCGCAGGGCGGGAAGAGGGCAACGGTGATCATGTCCCGTTCGACGACCAGGTAGCCCACGTCGGCGCCGGTGGTGTTGCGGAGCGTGAGCACCCGGTCGGCGGGGTTGGCCGTTACCTCGAGGGTGCCGCTCACGATGCCCCGATTGGTGGAGGGGGTCTGGTCGGTGTCGCTGGCGGTGGGCGCGGCGGCGCAGGCGGTCATGGCCCAGGCGCTCACGACGCAGGCGAGGAACGCCAACACGCGAACGGTGGGGGCGCGGCGGCCACGCGGGGCGGTGTGCATGGAAATCGGGGACATGGATCGGGACGTTGGGGGTGATCGGAGGATATGCCCGGCTGTACCCGCGGTGCAGGTCCCCCGTCACGGGCGCGGGAGGTCATGGGTGGGGACCGGTTCGCCGCGATGCGCCGCTGATCGTCTCGGCCCTACCCTGCACACTGTCGGCTGTGGTCCCTACCGTCTGCGGTCTCTACTTTGCAGGATGCGCCATGCCATCACCGTCCTCCTCGGCGGCACCTCCGCCGAACGCGATGTCTCCCTGTCGAGCGGTTTGCGCATCGCGGCCGCGCTGCGCGAGAAGGGGCACGAGGTCATCTGCCTCGATCCGGCCGAGGGCGTGCTGACGCGCGAAACGGAGCATCGGTTGCTGGCGGCGGGCGTGGGCAGTGCGCCGCCGTCGCTCGAGGCCCTGGCCGGCATGGCGTCGCAGTCGCTGTCGCCCACGCTGGGCACGCTCCCTGAGGTCACCGAGGCGGACGTGGTGTTTCTCGCGCTGCACGGCGGCCAGGGGGAAGACGGCACGGTGCAGGCGCTGCTGGACATGGTGGGGGTGCCGTACACCGGCAGCGGCCACCTGGCGAGTGCGCTGGCCATGGACAAGCACCTGAGCAAGGTGGTGCTGCGAGCCGCCGGCGTGTCCACGGCCGACTGGATCATGGCGCCGCGCGATGTGCGCCGCCTGGATGCGGCGCAGGTGGGGCGCGCGCTCGACTGGCCGGTCGTGGTGAAGCCCTCCAAGCAGGGGAGTACGGTGGGGCTCAACATCGTGCGGGAGCCGGGCGCGCTGCACGCCGCCGTGGTGGAGGCGTTCCGGTACGACGACGAGGTCATGATCGAGCGGTTCGTCCCGGGGCGGGAGCTCACCGTGGGCATTCTGGGGGACGCGGTGCTGCCCACGATCGAGATACAGCCGGCGAAGGAGCTGTACGACTACGAGTGCAAGTACACGCCCGGCATGGCGCAGGAGTTCGTAGCCGAACTACCAGCGGAGATTCAGGCGACGCTGGCCGATCAGGCCCAGCGGGCCTTTTCGGCGCTCAAGCTGGGCGGCTATGCCCGGATCGATTTCCGGTTGGACCCCGCGGGGCAGCCGTGGTGTCTGGAAGCGAACACGTTGCCCGGGATGACACCCACGAGTCTCATCCCGCAGGCCGCCGCGGCGGCTGGTGTCTTGTTTCCCGACCTGTGTGAGCGCATCGTGCAGCTGGCCCTCGCGGCGTCGCGGGATCGCTGACCACGGGATCGAAGAACGCGTCGCCCTCGTTGATCTGAGATGAGTTACGTCACCTACGACGAGTTCGAGTCTGCGCGCACCCCGAGCGCCGTGTATTGGCTGATCGGGTTGTGCGTGGCCGTGTATTTCGTGCAGGCCACGCTCGTGGGCGACGCGAACATGGCCAACTGGCTGGGCTACGCCTCCGGCGATCTGCAGTCACGCTCGCTGTGGACGCTGGTGACCTACATGTTCGTGCACGGTGGGTTGGTGCATCTGCTGCTCAACATGTGGACACTCTGGCTCTTCGGGCCGCGTGTGGAGCGGTCGTGGGGGGCCAGCACCTTCACCTGGTATTACCTGTGGTGCGGGCTGGGGGGGTGGGCGTTCCACGCCATGTTGCAGCCCAATGCCGGTATTCTGGTGGGTGCTTCGGCGGCCATTCTGGGCGTGGCGGTGGCGTATGCGAGTCGCTGGCCCGACGACGAAGTCCTGTTCTTCGGCGTGGTGCCCATGAAGGTGAAGTGGCTGGTGGTGTTCATGGCGCTCATCAACATCACCATGACGGTGATCGACAGCGGCAGCACCGGGGGCACGGCCTACGCGGCGCACATCGGCGGCATGCTGGCCGGCTGGATCTACCTGCGCGCCCCCAACGTGGGGAGTCTCGACCGCCTCCGCAGCCGCATTGCGTCGGCGCCCGACTACGGCGACGAGCCGCCGCGCGCCGTCCCCAAGAGCAGCCGCCCGCGCGAGCGGGAGCGCGAGACCGACGACATCGTGGCGCAGAGCAAGGCGGCCATGGCACGGGTGCGTCCGGCGCCCAAGCCGCAGCCCAAGGAGCAGCCGGTGGTACCCACGCCGGCGGTGGTGCCGGCGGCGAGCACGGCGCTCGATGCGGTGCTGGACAAGATTGCGGCCACCGGGATGGAGAGTCTCACGGTGGCCGAGCGGCTGCTGCTGGACGAGTGGTCGAAGCGGCTGCGCGAACTGACGTGAGTTGCTGCGCGTTGGATGCTTCAGCGGGCGCCCACGCGGCGCCCGTTTTCATTCGGTGTCATTTACGTTTCGCCCATGCCCAAGCCACAACTGCTGGAAACGTTTCCGAATCCGTATGCGGATCGGAAGTACGAGATCTACATGGAGACCGACGAGTTCACGTCGCTCTGCCCCCTCGGCGGCGTTGAGACCGACGCGGTGGAACTCAAGCTGCTGGAAGGCGGCGCGCCCGACTTCGCGACCATCAAGATCACCTACTGGCCGGCCGAGCAGTGTCTCGAGCTGAAGAGCCTGAAGCTCTATTTCTGGAGCTACCGCAACGACGGCATCTTTTATGAGCGGGCGGTGAACCACATCCTCGACGATCTGGTGGCCGCGTGCCGGCCGCATGCGATGACGGTGGTGGGGGATTTCAACGTGCGTGGTGGGCTCAAGAGCATCATCACCGCGCGCTACGACCGGTAGGGAGCAGGCGGGATCGGTTGGGGCCCGGGTTCCCTTTGCCCACCCGACGGCTATATTCCGAGACTCTGGTGCGGCGGCGTGCCGCGCACCTGGATTGGCTTGGTAGCTCAGTTGGTAGAGCAGCGGACTGAAAATCCGCGTGTCGGCGGTTCGATTCCGTCCCAAGCCACTGCACAAAACAACGCGGCGCCCTGACCTGGTCAGGGCGCCGCGTTGCGTTTCAGGGGGCCATCCGGGCGAAATGTCCGGGACGAACGATCATCCGTGGTTTCGTTCAGCTCGCAAACGAAACCATGGAGGAGGCTCAGTCGCCCTTCCGCCCGCGAGCCGATGCCCGGCCGCTACGACGTGCGTCTCCCGGAGTGACTCGGCGGGTTGGAGGTTCGCTTCGACGGTTCGCGACGCTACGGCCGCGCGCGCGCGTTCAGCGTCCAGTCGTATTCCGTATCCACCCACGTGAAGCGCCCGCTACGCAGCAGTATGCGCGCGGACGCATCGTTCACGTAGCGCGCCCAAAAGGCGCCCACGCCCGCGAGCGTTCCGCCGAAGTCCTCACGGTACCATGTGAAGATCGGCGAGCCGTACACCGTGCGTGCCACGACATCCACTCGATTCTTGAATGGTTCCGCGAGAAACCGTCGGGCCTGATCATCGAGTTGCGCATCCAGGCGGCTGCCCACGAACGCTTCGCTCCGCAGCGGTGGACATCCCTTGGCCGCGCACACCAGCGCGACGTGGATTCGTGCGTCCTTGTAGGTCGGGCGAATGATGCGGTGCTCCACGTCGTCGAGGGTGAGCGTGCGTCCACCCGCCTTCACGATCGGCTCGGCCCATGGACTCTTCAGGGTCACTCCGAACCGCTTGTTGATGTTGCGGATCGAGCGCCGTTCCCTGCGGCTGTTGATCAGCTGGATGGTGTAGGCATTGTACACATTGATCCAGTAGGCCAACTGGTCGGCGGGCGCCATGCGCTCCGGGTGTGCTGCTGCAAGCGCGTCGAGATAACGCGCAAAGTCGGCGGATCCCGCAAACGCATCGTAATCCACCGCCCCATTCACCACCCACTGCTGCAGCAGCCGGTCGAACGGTGCGTGATCCACAAGCGCTTGTGGTACATCGGCAGCCGACTGCGCCGGCGCCGCGTTCATGGGGGAGAACGACACGCCCACGAGGATCGCCGCAGAGAGCCATCCGGCACGTCTGGCGAGCATGGGGAGAAACGACAGGAGCACCAACAACACGCCCGCCACTGCGACGCGCTGCAGGGCCGCTTCGCGCGCGCCATCCACACCGGCGAGGAGTGCATCGGCGAAGTACGTATAAACGACCGTTCCCGGTACGATCCCGAGCGCCGTGGCGAGCACATAACTGCCAGGCTTCACCCCGGCGAGCCCGGCGCCGAAGTTGAGGCCATTGAACGGGATGAGCGGGAGTAGGCGGAGGCGAAGCAACGCCCCAAACGCCTGTTCGCCGGTGAGTGCGTCGAGTGCCCCTGCCCGCTTGCCGAGCAAGGCGCGGACCGCATCGCGACCAATGGCGCGGGCCAGCACGAATGCGCCAGTCGCACCGAGCGTGGCCCCGAGCCAGTTGACGAGACTGCCGACCCACGGGCCGAACAGCGCGCCACCGGCAAGCGTCATGGGCGTGGCGGGGAGGCCAAACGTGGTGATGAGCGCGTACCCCACCACGAACGCCGGCGCCGCCCACGCCACCTCGCGCGCCGTACGGATGAGCGTTGGCAGTCGGTCGAGTCGCAACAGGTCCAGCAGTCCGGTTGCGCGTGCCAGGATCCACGCCGCGAGCAGGACCATCACCAATAGCGCCACGCGGACCCACGGACTATGCCGCATACGGTTCTTCGGGTGTAGGGTGTAACGGACGCGTCGTGAGGAGCGTGACCGCCGCGCCGGTCAGGAACACCAACGGAATGCCATACATCGCCCACGGCCACGTATAGCCACCCGCTTCCCCGACAACGAGGAAGCATCCCACGCCCCATGCTACCCCCACGGCCATGCTGCACCACGCAGCCGCGGTGGTGGCACGAGGCCAATGGAAACCGGCGAGCAGTGCAAAAGACAGCGCCGCGATGGGAATGTTGGCGAGGATGAGCCGGTCGAGAATGCGATCGACGAGGAATGTGCCCCCGAGCCAACTCATTGCCGCGAGCACGACCAGCAACTGCCGCTGGGCCCGCACCGTGCGCCATGCGGGGGAACCAAAGTCGGTGGCGATCATCGTGGCCATCGCACTCCACACGCCCGCCAGGGTAGTGAGTGCGGCACCGAACAGTACGGCCAGCCCCACACCGCGCAACCCGCCCGGAAGCCAGCGCTGCATCATGGTCGGCACGGCCAGCTGTGGATCGCTCAGCTGTGGTTGATCGACGCGCAGGTACGCCGCGGCCAGCACGACCACGCCGTAGAGCAGGAACACCAGCACGGCGCTCATCCCCACCGCCTGAAAGGCGATGCGCGGGTTTCTCGCGGCGAAGATCTTCTGACCATACCACGGTGCGGCGATATACGTGAAGCACGTGAGCACCACCAGCGTGATCACGAAGCGCAGGGGTAGTACGGGATCGTTCCATTGCCGCACCGGGTCGAACGCGCGCTGCGCCTCCGTGAAGGTGGAGGCCAGCCCACCGCTGGGGGCCGCGACATTCACACCACACCACAGCAGCAGCGGCAGCAGTACGAGGGTCACCGCAAAGCCGACCACATCGGCCCGCACGACAGAGCGCAACCCGCCGGGCAACACGGCGCCAAGCACGACCAGCGTCAGGAGCAGCGCCAGCACCGGCATGGGCACCACACCGGGGATGAAGGGCACGAAGAGCAGTGCAAGCGACTTCACGTACGTGGCGGTAAACCCCGTCATGGCGAGCAGCAGCAGCGCCGATGCCGTACGACCAACAGCGGGTGAATAGCGTTCAGTGAACAGCTCGGCCACCGACAACCGGTCGAAGCGCTTCCATGCACGGGCCACGGTAAGGGTGTAGAAGCCAAGCCCCACAAGAAACACGCCCGGCAGCATGAGCGCGACGGGCCCGGCCGCGTATCCGGCCGCGGCAAAGGCCATGAGCGTGCTGGTGTTGAATTCGGTCATGACCAAGGTCGCCACCAACGGAAAGCGCCCAAGATCGCGCGACGCCACCGTGAAGTCGGAGGGCGACGAGGCGCGTCGCCAACCGACTACGGCCAGTGTAGCGACCAGCAGGACGAATGCGACCAGATCGAACGTGGTGACCATGCTTCACGGCTGAAGTGAGACTTGCTGCGGGAACCTTCCGGTGGAGCGGCGACTTACTGCCGCGGTCCGACGTGTTTCGAACACGTGCCTCGCCCCCCAGCAAGACGGCGTGTCCATGAAAGGTTTCCTCGTGCGCAAACATCACCTCGTTCTGCTCGGTTGGTCACTCGCGGGCCTGGCGGCGGCCGGCGACGCCGCCGCGCAGATCCGGCCTGACCCCGCCGGGCACGACTCGCTTCGCACCACCCGATCGCTGCTGGATTCGGTCCGGGTAACCGCCAGTCAACCTCGTGCCCTGCTCGACGGGCGATCGAGAGGACTTGGTGGGGCGATCGAAGCGCGCGAGCTGACGGCGCTTCCCACCGATGCACGTGACCCCATCAGCCTGCTCTACAACATCCCGGGCATCACCCAGGCGACCGGCTTCTTCGGTGACGCGCCGCGCCTGTCGTTCAACGGCGGCAACGCGCTCTATTCGTCGTATCTGCTCGATGGCCTCGACAACAACGAGGGCTTCCTCGGCGGGCCCCGCGTGGATCTCCCATTGGGGGCCATTGCCCGGATGGACGCCCTCGTGAACGGGTACAGCGCGGCCTTCGGGCGCAGCCCGGATGGGGTGGTGAACGTGACCTCCCAGCCCGGTGGTCGGGCGCGCGGTGGTGACCTCTTCGTGTACCAACGTCCGGGACGACCCCTCGATGCACGGCTCCCGGTGACATTCGGCGCGGTGCCGCAGGCATTGAATCGCAGGCAAGAAGGCTTCGAACGCCTCCAGGCGGGTGGATCGTATCGTACGGCATCGGCCAGCGGCCGGACGCTCGTCGGGTCCGCTCTCGAATACACGAGCGAGCAGGAGGACCGCATCGGGTCCACGGCACAGGCGCAGTTTCTCGGCACCGAACACCGGCAGACTGTGAAGGGCTACCTCCGGGTGGACCATGGATGGTCGCCCACGCAAACGACCACGCTGCGGTTGGCCGGGAGCGGCGTGGATCGCGCCGGGAACGGCAGCGGGGTGGTGACCCCCGAGGCGGATATCCGCACG encodes the following:
- a CDS encoding isoamylase early set domain-containing protein → MSDRHRDPLHEVSPNDELLLSRVRAVLSPMPAVDRRHVAQVLAAVHNRRRTPWQRLTAPWDTRRGPWHLATSPIVRGATLAAAALVVGFVSRGFVMQPTTTAPPRAVAASTATAPTAAAPTAAAPTAAAPTAAPLQPVDAAADAATRPVPVQFLLGAHDVPDATQVSLVGDFNDWNAGATPLALHNGVWSISVPLAPGRHVYAFVVNGTIWLADPQAPRAADTDFGRPGSVIIVQAP
- a CDS encoding sigma-70 family RNA polymerase sigma factor; amino-acid sequence: MDAAHLLLVLRQARGGDSVAFAQLVDHYYPRALRFALQMLRRREDAEEAVQDTFLRVHDNLSRFREEAPFDPWFFRILGNRCRTMLARRKRHHDLIAYGELPRDAVDNQLADVPDEHFARAVHHALATLPPEQREAFLLRHVNDMDYEEMTLVTGARGSTLRMRVKRAVDALRRSLQPTLSAGVSRE
- a CDS encoding D-alanine--D-alanine ligase, which produces MRHAITVLLGGTSAERDVSLSSGLRIAAALREKGHEVICLDPAEGVLTRETEHRLLAAGVGSAPPSLEALAGMASQSLSPTLGTLPEVTEADVVFLALHGGQGEDGTVQALLDMVGVPYTGSGHLASALAMDKHLSKVVLRAAGVSTADWIMAPRDVRRLDAAQVGRALDWPVVVKPSKQGSTVGLNIVREPGALHAAVVEAFRYDDEVMIERFVPGRELTVGILGDAVLPTIEIQPAKELYDYECKYTPGMAQEFVAELPAEIQATLADQAQRAFSALKLGGYARIDFRLDPAGQPWCLEANTLPGMTPTSLIPQAAAAAGVLFPDLCERIVQLALAASRDR
- a CDS encoding rhomboid family intramembrane serine protease, which translates into the protein MSYVTYDEFESARTPSAVYWLIGLCVAVYFVQATLVGDANMANWLGYASGDLQSRSLWTLVTYMFVHGGLVHLLLNMWTLWLFGPRVERSWGASTFTWYYLWCGLGGWAFHAMLQPNAGILVGASAAILGVAVAYASRWPDDEVLFFGVVPMKVKWLVVFMALINITMTVIDSGSTGGTAYAAHIGGMLAGWIYLRAPNVGSLDRLRSRIASAPDYGDEPPRAVPKSSRPRERERETDDIVAQSKAAMARVRPAPKPQPKEQPVVPTPAVVPAASTALDAVLDKIAATGMESLTVAERLLLDEWSKRLRELT
- the queF gene encoding preQ(1) synthase, giving the protein MPKPQLLETFPNPYADRKYEIYMETDEFTSLCPLGGVETDAVELKLLEGGAPDFATIKITYWPAEQCLELKSLKLYFWSYRNDGIFYERAVNHILDDLVAACRPHAMTVVGDFNVRGGLKSIITARYDR
- a CDS encoding DUF547 domain-containing protein codes for the protein MRHSPWVRVALLVMVLLAAWILARATGLLDLLRLDRLPTLIRTAREVAWAAPAFVVGYALITTFGLPATPMTLAGGALFGPWVGSLVNWLGATLGATGAFVLARAIGRDAVRALLGKRAGALDALTGEQAFGALLRLRLLPLIPFNGLNFGAGLAGVKPGSYVLATALGIVPGTVVYTYFADALLAGVDGAREAALQRVAVAGVLLVLLSFLPMLARRAGWLSAAILVGVSFSPMNAAPAQSAADVPQALVDHAPFDRLLQQWVVNGAVDYDAFAGSADFARYLDALAAAHPERMAPADQLAYWINVYNAYTIQLINSRRERRSIRNINKRFGVTLKSPWAEPIVKAGGRTLTLDDVEHRIIRPTYKDARIHVALVCAAKGCPPLRSEAFVGSRLDAQLDDQARRFLAEPFKNRVDVVARTVYGSPIFTWYREDFGGTLAGVGAFWARYVNDASARILLRSGRFTWVDTEYDWTLNARARP